The sequence TCGGCGCTTTTTGCGCGGAATACGGGCTTTCGCTGGTCTGTGAGCAAGAGACGCCGTCCCTTTGCGTCCAGGTTTCGGAGGCGAGGCTGGACGCGGTGCGCGGGACGATAAAAAAAGACTTTATTTCCGGCGTGAAGGCAGTGCTGCCGCGCTGGTCGGGAGAGAGCAATGGATAACAAAAGGATAGAAGAGCTTAAATTTATTGCGCAAGAGGTACAGAAAGACGTTCTGAGAATGGTCGGCCTTGCGCGTTCGGGGCCGTTTGAGACCTCTATGGCGGCGGCGAACCTGCTCGTCTACCTTTACTGGGAGGAGCTTCTGCTCGTTCCCGAGACGCCGAGGCGCGAAGACAGAGACCGTTTCGTCATGGACCTGCCGGCCGCCGTTCCAGCTCTTTACGCCGTGCTTGCAAGACGCGGTTACTTTGAGCGCGAGCACCTGTGGCATTACAGAAGGCTTGGCGCGATGCTTCAGGCGCTGCCCGACTACCGCAGGACGCCCGGCATAGACGCGCCCTGCGTCACGGCGGAGCCTGCGCTTGCCATGGCCTCCGCGCTTGCGGGCGCGCTGCGGCGCGGCGCGGATTCACCGCGAGTTGTGATAATGACCGATGAAAGCGCGTTTTCCTCAAAGGTCTTTGCGGAGGAACTGCGCTTTGCGGGGCGCGCCTTTGCCTCAAATCTGATCATGATAGCGCTCTCGCGCAAAGCGGATGCAGGCTCCCGCTGCGAAAACGAAAAATTGCTTGGCTCATGCGGCTGGCAGACGCGTACCGCGAACTCCGAGGACTGGCTGTCGCTTGAGGCCGCCTTTTCTTCCTTTGATTATTCAGCGGCTGCGCCAAAGGCGCTGCTCGTCTTTGCAAACGCGGAACTAGGCCTCTTTGTCACAGATGCGGCAAAGAGATCGCCGGCCCACGTGCTGAGCATGGGGGAGCTGGACCAGGCACTAGAAGAACTGGAGGTTAAATCCAATGAACGGTAATCCCGGAGAATCGACATTCAGCGCCTTTTGCAGGCTGAGCGCCGAATACGCCGTAACACACGAAGATTTTATAATGCTTGTGCCGGAAAAGCTGGCAAAAACGCCGCTGTTGGATAAGCTCCCTGCGGACAAATTTATAGTTGACGACGGCTGCGCCGGCAGCAGACTTTTAAAGGCGGCTGGGCTTGCCCTTGCCGGAAAAAAACCGTGGGTGACGGGCTCCGTATCTGAACTAGCAGGCGGCAGCTACTCACACATCCGCGAGGCGGCCGCGCTTCCGCAGCTTCCCGTAAGGATAGCCGCTGTAAACGGCGGCTTTTCCTCCGCTCACGAGGGGGCGGCGGTGCAGCTTCTTGAAGACATAGCGATAATGCGGACCATTCCAGGCATGAATATTTTTATTCCCGCGGACAAAACCTCGCTGCAGGGGATGATGGCAGAAAGCGAAAATATAAACGGCCCGCTCTATATCCGGCTTGGCTCCACCGCGGCGCCCGATGTGGAGGAACGCCCGGACGAGGCAAATATTTTTCGCGGCGCGAGAATTCTTCGTCCAGGAAGTGGCATAACTATATGTGCCTGTGGTATTATGGTTAACCAGGCTCTGGCGGCGGCGGATCAGCTTGAACGGCAGAACATAAGCGCCGAGGTGATCGACTGCTGCGGCATCAAACCGTTCCCCGAACAGACGCTGCTTTCGTCCGTCAGAAAGACCGGCTGCTGCGTCACAGCCGAGGAGCACGGCGCGATAGGCGGGCTCTTTGGGGCGGCGGCCGAGTGCCTTAGCCGCACCTATCCAGTTCCAATGCGTTCGGTGGCGGTTGCGGACCAGTTTGTCAGCAGCGGCACGTCGGAAGAATTAAGAGAATATTATGGCCTTACATGGCAGGAAATCGTTGACGCGTCGGCGCAGGTTTGGGCGCTGCGCAGGAGGTAATGAGAAATGGAAATAAAATTTTCAGGGGTCACCAAGATATACGACCCCGATATCGTAGCTCTTGAAGACATCTATCTTGACATAGAAAAGGGAGAGTTCGTCTACCTTGTCGGTGAGACAGGTTCCGGAAAGACGACGCTCATGCGCTGCATCTTTCGCGAAGTGGTCCCAACAAGAGGCCACATCAGCGTAGGCGGCCGCGCTCTGAGAAAAATAGGGCGCTTTGAGCTTGCTCTCTTCCGCAGAGACGTAGGCGTCATTTTTCAGGACTTCAGCCTGCTGCCGGACAAGACGGCCTTTGAAAACGTCGCCTTCGTGCTGGAGGTGATGGGCGTTCCGTCAAGGGAAATAGAAGAACGAGTCACCGACGTGCTTAAAACGGTCGGCATCTGGCGCCGCCGCAACCTGACGCCGCCGCAGCTCTCAGGCGGAGAGCAGCAGAGGCTTGCGATAGCGCGCGCAGTTGTGAACGAGCCGTCGCTCATAATCGCGGACGAGCCCACGGGAAACCTGGACAACCACACGGCTGACGAAATAATGCAGCTGCTGCTTGACATAAACGCCGCCGGCACCACCGTTTTGATGGCGACGCACAATCAGTTTTTAGTCAACACCTATCGTCACAGGGTCGTGGAAATCAAACGCGGGCGCATTGTCCGCGATGAAAAAGAGGGAGGCTACGACGCAGATGTCGCGGATTAAATATCTTTTACGTGACGGCTGGAGGCTGATATGGCGTCATTTCGGCATGAGCCTTCTCACCGTATTTACAGCAATGGCGGTATTCTTCGTGATAGGGGCCACGATGCTCTTTATCTTAAACATCAGAAACGCCGTCGGCATAATGGAAAACCAGCTCTCCATACAGGCCTATATGAAGCCGAACACGGACCTTTCGGCTGTGGCTAAAACAATCAAGGGAATGCACAACGTCCGCGACGTCAAGATAATCACAAAAGATACGGCGCTTGAAAGACTGCGCGCGAGGCTCGGCAATCAGGCCGACGCCGTTACGCTGCTTGGGGAAAACCCGCTTCCCGCAAGCATAGAGGTGCGCGTCAATAAGGCCTCTCAAGTGGCGGCCACGGCGCGTTCTTTGGTGGCCATCCCCGAAGTTGACGACATCGTATATGCCGGGCATGTCGCGGAAAAGCTGTCGAGGCTTTCGTCGTTCGTGGAAAGCTTCTCGGCGATAATGCTCATTGTGGCGCTTGCGGCAAGCGGTGTAGTGCTCTTTAACACGATACGCATAGCGGTCTATTCGCGCGCTCAGGAAATAGACGTGATGATGAAGGTCGGAGCCACCTCCACCTATGTCGCCTTCCCGTTCGTCATCCAGGGCTTCATACTGGGGCTCACCGGAGCGCTCGCAGCCTCCGCCGCGCTGGGGTACGCCTATTTCACGGCCATCGCGCGGCTCAAAGACATGCTGCCGTTCCTATCCTTCATAGAATCCCCGAGACTGCTGCTGAATCTCAGCATGGTCCTCATCTGCTGCGGCACAGCGGTCAGCCTCATAGCGAGCCTCATTGCGGTCGAGAAATTTATAAGGAAGGCAGCGAAGCCGCTATAGCAGCACGGCAATGATGATTATGACATGGAAACGAATATTGCAAACAAGCGCGCTGTTTTTCGCCGTATTCTGCCTTACCTTTGCGCCCCATACCTCCCCCGCGGCTGAGGCCGCAAAATCAGCCTCCGACATTGACAAGCAGATAAAGCAGCAGGAGGCGGAGTATAAAAAAATACAGAAGCAGATGTCCCAGACGACGCAAAAAATAAGGGAAAAGCAGCAGCAGGAAAAAAACGTATCGACGCAGCTGAACATCCTGAGCCAAAAAATCACGGTAACGCAGCAGAAGGTCAACGTCGTCACCCTTCACATGAAGAAGGTCCAGGGCAACATCTTTGTCCTGGCCGACAACATCAGGACCGCAAATAAAAACATCGGCGCCGCACAGGGCGTGCTGCGAAAAAGGCTCGTCACTATCTACAAGTATGGCGGCGTGGCCGAGTTCAACCTGATGCTTTCCTCCCGAGGCGCGGAAGAGGCTCTTGCCAACACCTACCTGCTTGGGAAAATAGCGGATCAGGATCAAAAACTGATAAATAACCTCACGGAACAGAAGCGCCGCCTCACCATGACGCAGGCGGAACTTAAAAAAGAACATCTGAGGCTGAAAAGTCAGGGCAACGACTTAAAACAGCAGAACAAAGAGCTGAAATCCGCAGCCGACGAACGCAACAGTCTGCTGGTCCGTGTGCGCAACGATAAAAAACTCTTCATGGCGCAGCAGGACCTTCTTCTGAAGGCCTCGCGGGAACTGCAGAGCGCGGTAAAGCGGCTGCTTGCCGAAAAGAAAAAACTTATGGCGGCAAAGCATCCGGGCAAAAAACAGACGGTCTACTACCGCGGAGGACGCCTCGCGTGGCCCGTTCAGGGAACTATCAACAGCCAGTTCGGAACGAGAGTGCACCCCGTGTTTAAGACAAAAATAACGCACACCGGCCTTGACATAGGGGCGCCGAAGGGGACGCCGGTCAAAGCGGCCGACCCGGGCGAAGTGCTCTACACAGGGTGGATGCGCGGCTACGGCCAGGTAGTCATAATCGACCACGGCGGAAACCTGACCACGGTCTACGCGCACCTTTCAAAAATTGAAACCACAGAAGACGCAAAGGTGACGCGCAGCACGGTCATAGGCCGCGTCGGTTCCACCGGCGTAGCCACCGGCAATCATCTGCACTTTGAAGTTCGAGTAGACGGAGATGCCGTAAATCCGATGCGCTATCTTCAATAATAACTGATACAATATAGCGACGGAAAGAAACAGAAAGGGCAGTGATCGTTTTGAAATTTAAATTTACACATGCGGCGGTCGGAGTCGTAGTTGGATTCCTCCTCTGCGCTACGCTATATCAAATACCTCAGGCGATAGGCGCGGACTGGGAAAAAAGTCTGCCGTTCACGCCACAGCAGCTTGCCGTAATAAAGCAGGTCAAGCTTGCTCTCTCGACCTATCAGGTCGACGGCGATAAAAAGGGCAAGGTCGACGATACGAAAATGTATTACGGCGCGATGAAGGGGCTTGTTGAGTCCCTCGGAGACCCGTACACGCGCTTCGTAGAACCGAAAGTGCTCGCCGAAGAGAACATGGAGATGGAGGGCGAGTACGGCGGCCTAGGCATCTACATGGCCTCACGCGACGGCAGGACCATCGTCATAGCGCCGATAGAAGACACTCCGGCGGACAAGGCGGGCATCAAGCCTCTCGACGAAATAATCAAAGTCGACGATAAAAACGTCATGGGCATGGACAGCGACGAAGTCGTCAAAATGCTGCGCGGCCCGGCCGGCAAACCGGTGGTGCTTCAGATACGCCGCAAAAACGCCGGAAAACTCATACCGGTCAAAATCGTCCGCGAGATCATAAAAATAAAGACGGTAAGGCTTGAGATGCAAAAAGACGGAATAGCCTACATAAAGCTGAACCACTTCAACCTCAAGACCGACGACGAACTGCGCGCCGCTGTAAAGACGGCGCTTCAAAAGAAGGCGAAGGGCTTCATCGTAGACCTTCGCAACAACCCTGGAGGGCTGCTTGACGTCTGTGTCGACGCGACCTCGCAGTTCATACCCAAGGGCGTCATCGTCGGTATGAAGGGCCGTTTTGACAAGGCAAACGACGTGCTCTACGCAAAAGAGGGCCGCGCCAACAACCTGCCGCTCGTCGTCCTCGTCAACGAAGGAAGCGCAAGCGCCGCCGAAATATTTGCGGGAGCCGTTAAAGATCACAAACGCGGCACAGTCATCGGGACAAAGACCTTCGGCAAAGGCTCAGTGCAGACGCTCTTCAACCTTCCCGACGGCTCCGGCATGTACGTGACAATCGCGCGCTATAACACTCCCTCCGGCTTCGTGCTTGACCATAAAGGGCTGCAGCCTGACATCAAAGTGGCCGGAGAGATAAAGAAGGACAAAAAGGACGACAAACAATATCAGAAAGCTCTTTCCGTCCTTAAACAAAACATAAAGAATAAAAAATAGAGGCCCCGTCATGGGCAGACATTTTAAAGACCAGGATAAAAAATCCCTCATAAAACCGGCGTTGCTGCTTCTTTTAGCGGCGGCGCTGGTTTTTGGCGTCTTTTTTCTTTCGGGAGGCCGCATTGGCACAAAAAAGACAGAGGACTATTCGCAAAGCGCGCCCGCGTCAAAAGAGGCGGCGCACCTGCTAAAAAGCGCGGACGTAACGCCTGCGCTATCGGGAGACGCACACTCTGCCGATAGTTTTAACGGCGTCTCGTCGACGGATATCATGAAAGATAAAATAAAGGAGCTCTCGGCCTCAAAGGACAAGAGCGAAACGCAAGAGCCGTCATACGAAAAAAAATATAAGTTCGAACGCCCGCTCGTTGCCATAATAGTCGACGACGGCGGGGCGCAGATGGATCTCACAAAACGCGTGGCGGCGCTTGCCCTTCCGCTCACGTGGGCGATAATGCCCTATCAGCGCTACTCGTCGGAATGCGCGGAGACCGCGCGCGCCCAAAATATCCCGTACCTGCTCCACATGCCGATGCAGGCCGTAATAGACAAAGACAGCTCGCAGTACATAATAGGCGGGGATATGAGCGACGCGGAAGTGACCGCGGCCTGCGAAAAGGCGCTTGATTCGCTGCCCGGCGCTATAGGCATGAACAACCATCGCGGCTCGCGCGCCACCTCGCAAAAAAATCTAATGGAACCGGTAATGGAGACGTTAAAAAAGCGCGGACTGCTCTTTGTTGACAGCAGAACGCACAATAAAAGCGTAGCCTATAAAACGGCGCTTGCGGCCGGCCTCCCTGCGCTTAGAAACGGCGGCTTTCTGGACAACACGCCCGACAAACGCGCCATAACAGCGCGCTTCGACGAGGTCGTAAAGACGGCGCAAAAAAGCGGGCATGCGGTTGTTATCTGCCATTTTCGCCCCGCTACGATAATGTTTCTTGAAGAGCTGAACAAAAATTACAAAGACCTGCCAGTCAAACTGGTGACGGCGCCGGAAATGCTGAACGAAATGAAACAGGCGGAACAAAAGGCCGCAGACCAGCTATGAACTCTTCGGAAAACAACGTAATAACAGGTCTTCAATGGGGCAACGAGGGAAAGAAAAAACTTACCGACTTCTTTGCCAACCGCTCTGAAGCCATCGTGCGCTTCAACGGTTCGTCGTCAGGTGGACATCCGATAAACGCGGGCGGTGAGAGCTTTACGCTAGACTATCTTCCCTGCGGCATCCACCACGACGGCAAGCTCTGCGTCATAGCGGCGGGAACGGCGCTTGACCTTGACAAGGCCGCCGACGAGATAGTGGCATTAAAAAACGCGGGCGTCCTCAAGGCGAGGCTCCATATCAGCGAGCGCTGCCCGCTCATTCTTGATTTCCATAAAAAACAGGAACTGCTTGAGGCCCGCGCCATGTACAGAAATATGGGCTGGCTGATGAACGAACGCGGATACGGCGCCGCGCTCTCTGATATGTACGGGGCGCTGGGGGTCACTGCCGGCGACCTGCTGCACCCGTTAGTTTTGCGCGAAAAGATAAAACACGTCATGAAAATCAAAAACGAACTGTTTTTAAAAGTTTTTAACGAAGCTCCGGTAGAGCCAAACGCCATTTGTGACGAAATTTTAAAAAAAGCGGAGGCGCTCTTGCCATACGTCAGCCCGGTAGAGGGGCTGATAGCAAAGGCCGTGGCCGACAACGCGGGCGTGCTCTTTGAGGGATGCGACGGCAGCATGAACGACGCGCAGTGCGGCCTTTATCCGTCGCTTGCGCCTGGACGCAGGAGCGCGGCCGAAGTTTTTCTTTCGTGCGGCCTGCGGCACAATACCTCGCTTCGCGTTATCGGGGCCGCGAAAGCCTACTGCGCAAAGAGTGGTGACGGCCCCTTCATAACGGAAGAAAAAAGCACAGTCGGCGCCTTTTTACGCGCAAGGGGCGGCGAATTCAACGAGCTGACCGGTGAACAGCGCAGAACCGGCTGGCTGGACCTTCCTGCCCTCGCCTATTCGGTGCGCGCCAACAGCGCCGACGTTCTGGCTTTGACAAAGCTAGACGCCTTAACAGGCATAGACGAATTAAAACTTTGCACAGCCTACCGTATAGACGGCAAAGAAGTGACCGCAGGCGACATCACGGCGGAGGAAGCGGCGCGCGCCGTCCCGGTCTATGAGACGCTCGAAGGCTGGAAAGAAGAACTCCAAGGTTGCGCCGACTTCAGCCGCCTGCCGCGCCAGACGCAGAGCTACATACGCTTCATCGAAGAATACGTCGGCCTCCGAGTGATCTGGGCCGGCCTCGGAAGACAGTGGGGCAACGCGCTCTACGCCTCTGAAGAACGATAATCAAAAAAGACGGTCAATTACAGATGTACAGGTCGGCTCTATCACCTGTATCGTAAGCGACGCAAGCTTCGTGCCTTTTTCCACCGCCTCAGAAAGAGCGCAGCCGCGCGAAAGCGCCTCCATCGTTCCCGCAAAAAAGGCGTCTCCAGCTCCGCTTGAATCTACGACCTTGGTAGGAATGGCGGGGCAGTATCCGCGTGCGCTGCCGTCGCTGTAAACGGCTCCGTGCTCGCCCAAAGTTATTACCATCGACTTTATCTTCTCTTTTTTTATATATTCATCAAGCATCGCAAGCGCCGTTTTTGGGTCGCTGGCTGCCACATGCGCGTCAAAAAGGCGTCCGGCCTCGGCGTC is a genomic window of Cloacibacillus sp. containing:
- a CDS encoding transketolase C-terminal domain-containing protein; this encodes MNGNPGESTFSAFCRLSAEYAVTHEDFIMLVPEKLAKTPLLDKLPADKFIVDDGCAGSRLLKAAGLALAGKKPWVTGSVSELAGGSYSHIREAAALPQLPVRIAAVNGGFSSAHEGAAVQLLEDIAIMRTIPGMNIFIPADKTSLQGMMAESENINGPLYIRLGSTAAPDVEERPDEANIFRGARILRPGSGITICACGIMVNQALAAADQLERQNISAEVIDCCGIKPFPEQTLLSSVRKTGCCVTAEEHGAIGGLFGAAAECLSRTYPVPMRSVAVADQFVSSGTSEELREYYGLTWQEIVDASAQVWALRRR
- the ftsE gene encoding cell division ATP-binding protein FtsE → MEIKFSGVTKIYDPDIVALEDIYLDIEKGEFVYLVGETGSGKTTLMRCIFREVVPTRGHISVGGRALRKIGRFELALFRRDVGVIFQDFSLLPDKTAFENVAFVLEVMGVPSREIEERVTDVLKTVGIWRRRNLTPPQLSGGEQQRLAIARAVVNEPSLIIADEPTGNLDNHTADEIMQLLLDINAAGTTVLMATHNQFLVNTYRHRVVEIKRGRIVRDEKEGGYDADVAD
- a CDS encoding permease-like cell division protein FtsX, with protein sequence MSRIKYLLRDGWRLIWRHFGMSLLTVFTAMAVFFVIGATMLFILNIRNAVGIMENQLSIQAYMKPNTDLSAVAKTIKGMHNVRDVKIITKDTALERLRARLGNQADAVTLLGENPLPASIEVRVNKASQVAATARSLVAIPEVDDIVYAGHVAEKLSRLSSFVESFSAIMLIVALAASGVVLFNTIRIAVYSRAQEIDVMMKVGATSTYVAFPFVIQGFILGLTGALAASAALGYAYFTAIARLKDMLPFLSFIESPRLLLNLSMVLICCGTAVSLIASLIAVEKFIRKAAKPL
- a CDS encoding peptidoglycan DD-metalloendopeptidase family protein; translation: MMIMTWKRILQTSALFFAVFCLTFAPHTSPAAEAAKSASDIDKQIKQQEAEYKKIQKQMSQTTQKIREKQQQEKNVSTQLNILSQKITVTQQKVNVVTLHMKKVQGNIFVLADNIRTANKNIGAAQGVLRKRLVTIYKYGGVAEFNLMLSSRGAEEALANTYLLGKIADQDQKLINNLTEQKRRLTMTQAELKKEHLRLKSQGNDLKQQNKELKSAADERNSLLVRVRNDKKLFMAQQDLLLKASRELQSAVKRLLAEKKKLMAAKHPGKKQTVYYRGGRLAWPVQGTINSQFGTRVHPVFKTKITHTGLDIGAPKGTPVKAADPGEVLYTGWMRGYGQVVIIDHGGNLTTVYAHLSKIETTEDAKVTRSTVIGRVGSTGVATGNHLHFEVRVDGDAVNPMRYLQ
- a CDS encoding S41 family peptidase gives rise to the protein MIVLKFKFTHAAVGVVVGFLLCATLYQIPQAIGADWEKSLPFTPQQLAVIKQVKLALSTYQVDGDKKGKVDDTKMYYGAMKGLVESLGDPYTRFVEPKVLAEENMEMEGEYGGLGIYMASRDGRTIVIAPIEDTPADKAGIKPLDEIIKVDDKNVMGMDSDEVVKMLRGPAGKPVVLQIRRKNAGKLIPVKIVREIIKIKTVRLEMQKDGIAYIKLNHFNLKTDDELRAAVKTALQKKAKGFIVDLRNNPGGLLDVCVDATSQFIPKGVIVGMKGRFDKANDVLYAKEGRANNLPLVVLVNEGSASAAEIFAGAVKDHKRGTVIGTKTFGKGSVQTLFNLPDGSGMYVTIARYNTPSGFVLDHKGLQPDIKVAGEIKKDKKDDKQYQKALSVLKQNIKNKK
- a CDS encoding divergent polysaccharide deacetylase family protein, with protein sequence MGRHFKDQDKKSLIKPALLLLLAAALVFGVFFLSGGRIGTKKTEDYSQSAPASKEAAHLLKSADVTPALSGDAHSADSFNGVSSTDIMKDKIKELSASKDKSETQEPSYEKKYKFERPLVAIIVDDGGAQMDLTKRVAALALPLTWAIMPYQRYSSECAETARAQNIPYLLHMPMQAVIDKDSSQYIIGGDMSDAEVTAACEKALDSLPGAIGMNNHRGSRATSQKNLMEPVMETLKKRGLLFVDSRTHNKSVAYKTALAAGLPALRNGGFLDNTPDKRAITARFDEVVKTAQKSGHAVVICHFRPATIMFLEELNKNYKDLPVKLVTAPEMLNEMKQAEQKAADQL
- a CDS encoding adenylosuccinate synthetase is translated as MNSSENNVITGLQWGNEGKKKLTDFFANRSEAIVRFNGSSSGGHPINAGGESFTLDYLPCGIHHDGKLCVIAAGTALDLDKAADEIVALKNAGVLKARLHISERCPLILDFHKKQELLEARAMYRNMGWLMNERGYGAALSDMYGALGVTAGDLLHPLVLREKIKHVMKIKNELFLKVFNEAPVEPNAICDEILKKAEALLPYVSPVEGLIAKAVADNAGVLFEGCDGSMNDAQCGLYPSLAPGRRSAAEVFLSCGLRHNTSLRVIGAAKAYCAKSGDGPFITEEKSTVGAFLRARGGEFNELTGEQRRTGWLDLPALAYSVRANSADVLALTKLDALTGIDELKLCTAYRIDGKEVTAGDITAEEAARAVPVYETLEGWKEELQGCADFSRLPRQTQSYIRFIEEYVGLRVIWAGLGRQWGNALYASEER